A genome region from Methanobacterium subterraneum includes the following:
- a CDS encoding monovalent cation/H+ antiporter complex subunit F has translation MNLFVFSQYVLMAALAIFAVATIRIVTRKTIAMGLVGLSGFTIAVATFLILLQNLYGIAFCRDIAMALLIMDMVGTIAFARVLRGYARG, from the coding sequence ATGAACTTGTTTGTATTCTCACAATATGTACTAATGGCGGCTTTAGCTATATTTGCCGTGGCCACCATCAGGATTGTCACCCGTAAGACAATAGCCATGGGGCTGGTGGGATTATCTGGGTTTACCATTGCGGTAGCCACATTCCTGATCCTGTTACAGAATCTTTATGGTATTGCCTTTTGCCGTGATATAGCCATGGCACTGTTAATTATGGATATGGTAGGAACCATTGCCTTTGCCCGAGT
- a CDS encoding monovalent cation/H+ antiporter subunit E translates to MFITRIFYGIAYFIVLIWEIIKATIDVAIRTVNGKVDPVVVEIPTVLERPISQTILANSITLTPGTLSIDLDSEKQVLRVATITPRSNEDVIPFEPYIKGMLE, encoded by the coding sequence ATGTTTATAACCAGAATATTCTACGGAATCGCCTATTTCATAGTATTGATATGGGAGATAATAAAAGCCACCATTGACGTTGCAATCAGAACTGTAAACGGTAAGGTGGATCCAGTTGTGGTGGAAATCCCCACAGTACTGGAAAGACCCATCTCTCAGACCATTCTTGCCAACAGCATCACCCTTACTCCCGGGACATTATCCATTGATCTTGACTCGGAAAAACAGGTTTTAAGGGTAGCTACCATAACTCCACGTTCCAATGAGGATGTTATACCATTTGAACCATACATAAAAGGGATGTTAGAATGA
- a CDS encoding metal-dependent hydrolase, protein MSSYKKHILFSLIMIFPFFPDVYYLSLAVVGASLVDLDTSFRYRNLVIMALAGGILTLTLPLFKITPFTGVLLISIALFFFIAQHRGFVHSIPGTGLAAGCLALFVISFQNILGSLTPDLRVSFLLTSLILGIIVLNRGLLILYALLITIGIFLTPLTSFNFIYVATALFVGSLSHLILDLFTGNGVRLFNPLSKHRFGKITGLFIVTLWLCSVAILYLMPGGHSLLLNYYLQVPEINLKEIYLADFNPVNYLQSLKLV, encoded by the coding sequence ATGTCTTCTTATAAAAAACACATATTATTCTCACTTATAATGATATTCCCATTCTTCCCAGATGTTTACTACTTATCTCTGGCTGTGGTAGGGGCTTCACTGGTGGATCTGGACACTAGTTTCCGTTACCGGAACCTGGTTATAATGGCCCTTGCTGGAGGTATACTGACATTAACACTCCCTTTATTCAAAATTACTCCATTTACAGGAGTATTATTGATCAGTATAGCATTATTCTTTTTCATTGCCCAACACCGGGGTTTTGTACACTCTATCCCTGGAACTGGGCTGGCAGCAGGTTGCCTTGCTCTGTTTGTAATCAGTTTTCAGAATATTCTGGGAAGTTTAACCCCTGATCTCAGGGTTTCTTTCCTCTTAACCTCATTAATCCTGGGAATTATAGTTTTAAACAGGGGTTTACTTATATTATACGCGTTACTAATAACAATTGGCATATTTTTAACTCCTTTAACCAGTTTCAACTTCATATATGTAGCAACCGCTTTATTCGTGGGTTCATTAAGTCATCTAATCCTGGATCTGTTCACTGGTAATGGGGTGAGGCTATTCAACCCTTTATCCAAGCACCGATTTGGTAAAATCACCGGACTATTCATTGTCACCTTATGGCTCTGTAGTGTGGCAATTCTTTATCTTATGCCTGGAGGACATTCCCTTCTTTTAAATTATTATTTACAAGTCCCTGAAATAAATTTGAAGGAAATCTATTTGGCTGATTTTAATCCAGTTAATTACTTACAATCCCTAAAATTAGTATAG
- a CDS encoding succinylglutamate desuccinylase/aspartoacylase domain-containing protein yields the protein MECEILTIAPETGGDISLNSDFWEKLTLGSIGKLLIKAALNGTPLLKFGSGTPRIIMCAGIHGNELPPQVAFFRLLNQLEDKKVNGTLYIIPIAIPYATMKNSRRFKGWDMNRKTFKEGYISNTILKTAQKLKIQAAADFHSTQPQSNPGIESVFCSKKPCYESFKIASHITSETSSKIISQEQAGKLYRGALEDELNIKGIPAVTCEVVSRNGKLDSGSVERSLLQMNSFLSYFNIL from the coding sequence ATGGAATGTGAAATACTTACCATTGCCCCGGAAACTGGTGGAGACATTTCCCTTAATTCTGATTTTTGGGAGAAACTGACTCTGGGCAGTATTGGAAAACTTTTAATCAAAGCAGCTTTAAATGGGACTCCTCTTTTAAAATTTGGATCAGGAACTCCCCGTATTATTATGTGTGCGGGGATTCATGGAAACGAACTCCCTCCTCAAGTTGCTTTTTTCAGACTATTAAACCAGTTAGAGGATAAAAAAGTTAATGGAACCCTATACATCATCCCCATTGCCATACCCTATGCCACCATGAAAAATTCAAGGCGGTTCAAAGGATGGGATATGAATAGGAAGACCTTTAAGGAGGGATACATTTCCAACACCATTTTAAAAACCGCCCAAAAACTGAAAATCCAGGCAGCAGCAGACTTTCACTCCACCCAACCTCAGAGTAATCCCGGGATAGAGAGTGTTTTTTGCTCGAAAAAGCCATGTTACGAAAGTTTTAAGATAGCCAGCCATATCACCAGTGAGACATCATCCAAGATCATTTCCCAGGAACAGGCCGGTAAACTCTACAGAGGGGCGCTGGAAGATGAGTTGAATATTAAGGGAATACCTGCGGTGACCTGTGAAGTGGTTTCCAGAAATGGAAAATTAGATTCAGGGAGTGTGGAAAGATCTCTACTGCAAATGAACTCTTTCTTGAGTTATTTCAACATCCTATAA
- a CDS encoding SagB/ThcOx family dehydrogenase, whose amino-acid sequence MQKKSKYVLVAIILLSAFLAVYLAYTVFMQPVKTEIQSREILGTFNLPQAMISSNMSVDQAIQNRRSVRTFSTTALTLQDVSQLLWASQGITDSERNYRAAPSAGHVFPMEIYLVTGNNSVKELEAGIYHYNPFNNTLEKIVDGDQRYNLSQAAHQQKWVEAAPISLVITGNYQKMREKYPDERISTRFVDIEAGHIGENIYLEAVAHGMGTVAIGSFYDDQMINLLKLPSNETPIYIYPVGYPTS is encoded by the coding sequence ATGCAAAAAAAGAGTAAATATGTTTTGGTGGCCATTATATTGCTATCGGCTTTCCTGGCAGTGTACCTAGCTTACACAGTTTTCATGCAGCCGGTAAAAACAGAAATTCAGTCCAGAGAGATTTTAGGGACTTTCAATCTCCCCCAGGCAATGATTTCCAGTAACATGTCTGTGGATCAGGCCATACAAAACAGACGTTCAGTTAGAACTTTCAGTACTACTGCCCTTACTCTGCAGGATGTTTCACAACTTCTCTGGGCTTCACAGGGAATCACTGATTCTGAAAGAAATTATCGGGCTGCACCATCTGCGGGCCATGTTTTTCCAATGGAAATTTATCTGGTCACCGGTAATAATAGTGTAAAGGAACTGGAAGCAGGCATATACCATTATAATCCTTTTAATAATACTTTAGAAAAAATAGTGGATGGTGACCAGAGATACAATTTGTCACAGGCAGCCCACCAGCAAAAATGGGTTGAGGCGGCACCTATAAGTTTGGTGATCACTGGAAACTATCAGAAGATGAGGGAAAAATATCCGGATGAAAGAATCAGCACCAGATTTGTGGATATTGAAGCCGGGCATATTGGGGAAAACATATATTTGGAGGCAGTTGCCCATGGTATGGGTACAGTGGCAATTGGTTCTTTCTACGATGATCAGATGATAAACCTTTTAAAGTTGCCTTCCAATGAAACTCCGATATATATCTATCCCGTGGGTTACCCCACATCATGA
- a CDS encoding DUF4405 domain-containing protein produces MKKLYVVILIALLTPIAVYAWNDCPYGTVNDPFPGQCPRYLDTNQNNICDHSESPISASLNNASTTGPSNDGSASDFTDIKGANSIPPENYNLISLITTTIILYLITYLLYLEELLNRSFYYHIWKYVLMVSFLATGITGLLLTIFINYGIFSSWNLTIDFWHAEFAIVMAVSTFLHLHLYWKQVKKVFKV; encoded by the coding sequence GTGAAAAAATTGTATGTGGTTATTTTAATTGCCCTACTAACACCAATAGCAGTTTATGCCTGGAATGACTGCCCCTACGGCACGGTAAATGATCCATTCCCTGGCCAGTGCCCCCGTTATCTAGACACTAACCAGAATAATATATGTGATCATTCCGAATCTCCCATTTCTGCTTCTCTAAATAATGCTTCAACAACTGGACCAAGTAATGATGGAAGTGCTAGTGATTTTACCGATATTAAGGGGGCCAATTCAATTCCTCCTGAAAATTATAACCTGATATCCCTCATTACAACTACAATTATCCTCTATTTGATTACTTATCTTCTGTATCTGGAAGAACTTCTGAATCGAAGTTTCTACTATCATATCTGGAAATACGTGCTTATGGTGAGCTTTCTTGCCACGGGAATAACTGGACTCCTCCTGACCATATTCATAAACTATGGAATCTTCTCTTCCTGGAATTTGACCATAGATTTCTGGCATGCAGAGTTTGCCATTGTAATGGCAGTCAGCACATTTCTCCACCTTCATCTTTACTGGAAACAGGTTAAAAAAGTTTTTAAAGTATAG
- a CDS encoding argininosuccinate synthase: MEKVVLAFSGGLDTSVCIKLLEEKYDKKVVTACVDVGQPEDEITRPAKLAGEMELEHYTIDAKDEFAREFIFRAIKANAVYEGYPLSTALARPLIAMKIVELAEKVGANSIAHGCTGKGNDQFRFESIIRSYSPCDVIAPIRDLNLTRTEEVKYAQSHGIPLPSDKLYSIDENLWGRSIEGDILEDPMVETPEEAFSWTRSTEDAPDEAEVLEISFEEGVPIEINGELMGPLDVIVKANEIAGLHGIGRVDIMEDRIIGLKSRENYETPGAFLLIAAHRALEQLVLTREELKFSETVSQTYSELVYNGLWHEPLREDLDQLIDNMQGRVSGTVRLKLHKGNIRILGRQSPFSLYQEEAVSFEDKEMDQREMAGMVKNYGIQAACYQDICRRE; this comes from the coding sequence ATGGAAAAAGTGGTTCTGGCGTTCAGCGGTGGGCTGGACACCTCAGTATGTATAAAATTACTGGAAGAAAAATATGACAAGAAGGTTGTAACTGCCTGTGTGGATGTTGGGCAGCCAGAGGATGAAATCACGCGCCCTGCTAAACTCGCAGGTGAGATGGAGTTGGAACATTACACCATCGATGCCAAGGATGAATTTGCACGTGAATTCATATTCAGGGCCATTAAGGCCAACGCAGTTTACGAGGGTTACCCCCTTAGCACCGCCCTGGCCCGCCCCCTCATTGCCATGAAAATTGTGGAACTGGCTGAGAAGGTAGGTGCAAATTCCATTGCCCATGGTTGCACAGGTAAAGGAAATGACCAGTTCCGTTTCGAGTCCATCATCAGGTCATATTCTCCCTGTGATGTTATCGCCCCTATAAGGGATTTGAACTTAACCCGAACTGAAGAAGTAAAGTACGCCCAGTCCCATGGAATACCTCTCCCTTCAGATAAGCTTTACAGTATCGATGAGAACCTGTGGGGCCGTTCCATAGAAGGTGACATCCTGGAGGATCCAATGGTGGAAACCCCGGAGGAGGCCTTCAGCTGGACCCGTTCCACCGAGGATGCTCCGGATGAGGCAGAAGTACTGGAGATATCCTTTGAGGAAGGTGTTCCCATTGAGATCAACGGAGAACTCATGGGCCCCCTGGATGTTATTGTTAAAGCCAATGAGATAGCAGGACTCCATGGAATTGGAAGGGTAGACATCATGGAGGACCGAATTATTGGATTGAAGTCAAGGGAAAACTACGAAACCCCGGGTGCTTTTCTGTTAATTGCTGCTCACCGTGCCCTGGAACAGCTGGTTTTAACCAGGGAGGAGTTGAAGTTCTCGGAGACCGTGTCCCAAACTTATTCTGAACTAGTTTACAATGGATTATGGCATGAACCACTTCGGGAAGATCTGGACCAGCTCATAGATAATATGCAGGGCCGTGTGTCAGGTACAGTGCGGTTAAAACTCCACAAAGGAAATATACGCATCCTGGGAAGACAATCACCATTCAGCCTTTACCAGGAGGAAGCAGTTTCCTTTGAGGACAAGGAGATGGACCAGAGGGAAATGGCAGGTATGGTGAAAAACTACGGGATTCAGGCTGCCTGTTACCAGGATATCTGTCGCCGAGAGTGA
- a CDS encoding pro-sigmaK processing inhibitor BofA family protein yields the protein MEFLTIVIIGIILLIVGVLGVGLLLKLGKVALSILLHMLLGWILLFIWNILPFFKIPINILTVLVAGFGGIIGVGVLILAKALGLY from the coding sequence ATGGAATTCCTGACCATAGTAATCATTGGGATAATCCTTTTAATTGTAGGAGTATTAGGAGTTGGTCTTCTATTAAAACTGGGAAAGGTTGCCCTGAGCATTCTGTTGCACATGTTACTGGGATGGATACTCCTCTTCATCTGGAACATCCTTCCCTTTTTCAAGATCCCCATCAACATACTCACCGTGCTGGTGGCTGGTTTTGGGGGGATAATTGGTGTGGGTGTGCTTATTTTAGCCAAGGCACTTGGTTTATATTAA
- a CDS encoding TetR/AcrR family transcriptional regulator — translation MAIKDRREREKEQRHNDILKAAEKLFLSRGYDDVSMNDIAQEVELSKATIYLYFDNKEELFFAIVLRGNLILNSMIQDEVKKAESGIDKVSAFRKAYHEFNRDYSDYIRIYKYFQSGRFDLDCIMDSDEIAKSSKDKMFKSSNVSDYLYKINKMRGERFSIMSDSVQIGIDDGTIRSDVNPSEAAVLLSSISKNMSDIPQDHEKLLERQGIDRDKFVMDVEDLIRHMIMNYQQE, via the coding sequence ATGGCCATCAAAGACCGGAGGGAACGTGAAAAGGAACAAAGGCACAATGATATTCTCAAAGCCGCTGAGAAGCTATTTTTATCCAGAGGCTACGATGATGTTTCCATGAACGACATAGCCCAGGAAGTTGAATTGAGCAAAGCCACCATTTATCTTTACTTTGATAATAAAGAAGAACTATTTTTCGCCATTGTATTGCGAGGAAACCTGATACTGAACTCCATGATCCAAGATGAAGTTAAAAAGGCGGAATCGGGAATTGACAAAGTTTCAGCATTCAGGAAGGCCTATCATGAGTTTAACAGGGATTATTCAGATTACATCCGTATTTATAAATATTTTCAGTCTGGAAGATTTGATCTAGACTGTATCATGGATTCTGACGAGATTGCAAAATCATCAAAGGATAAAATGTTTAAATCATCAAATGTCAGCGATTACCTCTATAAAATTAATAAAATGCGTGGTGAAAGATTCTCCATAATGTCAGATTCTGTCCAGATAGGTATTGATGATGGGACCATTCGTTCCGATGTGAATCCCTCAGAAGCAGCGGTATTATTATCTTCAATCTCAAAAAACATGTCGGATATTCCCCAGGATCATGAAAAATTACTGGAACGGCAAGGCATTGATCGTGATAAATTTGTGATGGATGTTGAGGATCTGATCCGTCATATGATAATGAATTACCAACAGGAATAG
- the mcrB gene encoding coenzyme-B sulfoethylthiotransferase subunit beta, whose amino-acid sequence MPTYEDKIDLYGADGKLLESDVPLEAVSPMLNPTIENIVQEVKRSVAVNLAGIEKSLDKAAYGGKSNFIPGRELKLPIVENVDVLAEKIEKMIRVDDEDDFNLKLINKGEQLLVQLPSQRMKMAGDYTVSTMVTGSAVVQAIIDTFDVDKFDASAIKTAVLGQYPQTVDFTGANVSALLGPPQMLEGMGYGLRNIMANHVVAITKKNTLNAVALSSLLEQTANFEMGDAVGAFERFHLLGLAYQGLNANNLVFDLVKENGKGTVGTVVTSMVERALDDGVIKVAKTMPSGYNIYEPVDWALWNAYAAAGLMSSVIVNIGASRAAQGVASTLLYYNDILEFETGLPGVDYGRVEGTGVGMSFFSHSIYGGGGPGIFHGNHVVTRHSKGFAVPCTAAAMCLDAGTQMFSPEMTSGMVGNIYSDIEYFKEPLKYIADGAREIKDQI is encoded by the coding sequence ATGCCAACCTATGAAGACAAAATAGACCTATATGGCGCAGATGGAAAGCTTTTAGAGAGCGATGTCCCCCTAGAAGCAGTAAGTCCCATGTTAAACCCCACAATAGAAAATATTGTGCAAGAAGTCAAGCGGTCCGTTGCAGTTAACCTGGCCGGTATTGAAAAATCACTGGACAAAGCAGCTTACGGCGGAAAATCTAATTTTATCCCAGGAAGAGAACTAAAACTACCTATCGTAGAAAATGTCGATGTCCTGGCAGAAAAAATTGAAAAAATGATCCGTGTTGATGATGAAGACGACTTCAACCTCAAACTCATCAACAAAGGTGAACAACTCCTGGTACAGTTACCATCCCAAAGGATGAAAATGGCTGGGGATTACACGGTCTCCACCATGGTTACTGGATCAGCAGTGGTGCAGGCCATAATCGACACTTTCGACGTGGACAAGTTCGATGCATCAGCAATAAAAACCGCTGTTCTAGGCCAATACCCACAAACAGTTGATTTTACAGGTGCTAATGTCAGTGCATTACTGGGCCCACCACAGATGCTAGAAGGTATGGGCTACGGTCTCCGAAACATAATGGCCAACCACGTGGTAGCCATAACCAAGAAAAACACCTTAAACGCAGTAGCACTATCCTCACTCCTAGAACAAACAGCAAACTTCGAAATGGGTGACGCTGTAGGTGCATTCGAAAGATTCCACCTCCTCGGACTTGCTTATCAGGGTCTAAACGCCAACAATCTGGTATTTGACCTGGTTAAAGAAAACGGTAAAGGAACTGTGGGCACAGTAGTAACCTCCATGGTAGAAAGAGCACTTGATGACGGAGTTATCAAAGTAGCCAAAACCATGCCATCAGGATACAACATCTACGAACCAGTAGACTGGGCATTATGGAATGCATACGCAGCAGCAGGACTTATGAGTTCCGTTATCGTCAACATCGGTGCTTCCAGAGCAGCACAAGGAGTTGCATCCACCTTACTGTACTACAATGACATACTTGAATTCGAAACCGGCCTACCCGGTGTAGACTACGGTCGTGTAGAAGGAACCGGTGTGGGAATGAGCTTCTTCTCTCACTCCATTTATGGAGGAGGAGGTCCAGGTATCTTCCACGGAAACCACGTTGTAACCAGGCACAGTAAAGGATTTGCAGTGCCATGTACAGCAGCGGCAATGTGTTTAGACGCTGGAACTCAGATGTTCTCACCTGAAATGACTTCCGGAATGGTGGGAAACATATACAGCGATATCGAATATTTCAAAGAGCCTCTAAAGTACATTGCTGACGGAGCTCGCGAAATTAAAGATCAGATATAA
- the mcrD gene encoding methyl-coenzyme M reductase operon protein D: protein MEPIKAIDVKIFPHRRLKPETTEKILNELLELEGVLRFLVNGESLPKVVGYGPARGTSVNHPDRKIITVKGKEVELLVSVGEIVVTINQENLEEFVEKTKTILEETLNFGFDVGVGIFTRTKTTVSDHLKVGYGIEEDIDPSLTGIVDPKSNSKETVKLIGD from the coding sequence ATGGAACCAATAAAGGCCATTGATGTGAAAATTTTTCCTCACCGACGCCTGAAGCCAGAAACCACTGAGAAAATTCTCAATGAGTTACTGGAACTGGAAGGAGTTCTAAGATTCTTAGTGAATGGAGAATCCCTACCCAAAGTTGTGGGATACGGTCCTGCACGGGGAACCAGTGTTAACCATCCTGATAGAAAGATCATTACTGTAAAAGGAAAAGAAGTTGAACTTTTAGTTTCTGTTGGAGAAATAGTAGTCACTATAAATCAGGAAAATCTGGAAGAATTTGTTGAAAAAACAAAAACCATCCTAGAAGAAACCTTAAATTTCGGTTTTGATGTAGGAGTAGGTATTTTCACCAGAACAAAGACTACTGTATCGGATCATTTGAAAGTAGGCTACGGTATTGAAGAAGATATTGATCCCAGCCTCACTGGAATAGTAGATCCCAAGTCCAATTCCAAAGAAACTGTGAAGTTAATAGGTGATTGA
- the mcrG gene encoding coenzyme-B sulfoethylthiotransferase subunit gamma: protein MSYKPQYTPGETKIAQNRRNHMDPDFEMKKIRNINDEDIVSVLGHRNPGESYKAVHPPLDEMDFEEDLMKDLVEPIPGAQEGGRTRYIQFADSMYNAPAHPYDRARTYMSRFRGVDTGTLSGRQVIEIREQDLEKISKELLETEFFDPAKTGLRGATVHGHSLRLDENGLMFDALQRYVYNEETGKVSYVKDQVGRPLDTPVEVGEPLDEEHLKEITTIYRSDNIGMREDKEAIEAVLTIHQTRTDGGFGLGVFKNDLKAKLGDDK, encoded by the coding sequence ATGTCATACAAACCCCAGTACACCCCTGGAGAAACAAAAATAGCTCAAAACCGAAGGAACCATATGGATCCTGATTTTGAGATGAAAAAAATCAGAAATATTAATGATGAAGATATTGTTAGCGTTTTAGGTCACAGAAATCCTGGAGAAAGCTACAAAGCTGTACACCCTCCACTGGATGAGATGGATTTTGAAGAAGACCTAATGAAAGATCTGGTAGAACCTATCCCTGGAGCACAAGAAGGTGGAAGGACCAGATACATCCAGTTCGCAGATTCAATGTACAACGCTCCTGCACACCCTTATGACCGGGCCCGAACCTACATGTCCAGGTTCCGAGGAGTGGACACCGGAACCCTATCCGGACGACAGGTTATTGAAATCCGAGAACAGGACCTGGAAAAAATTTCCAAAGAATTATTAGAAACCGAATTCTTTGACCCTGCAAAAACTGGTTTAAGAGGAGCAACTGTACACGGTCACTCCCTAAGGCTAGATGAAAACGGACTAATGTTCGATGCTCTACAGAGATACGTCTACAACGAAGAAACCGGCAAAGTATCCTACGTCAAAGACCAGGTAGGACGCCCCCTGGACACACCTGTGGAAGTAGGAGAACCTCTGGATGAGGAACACCTCAAAGAAATCACCACCATTTACCGCAGTGACAACATCGGTATGAGAGAGGATAAAGAAGCTATTGAAGCAGTTCTAACAATTCACCAAACCAGAACTGACGGTGGATTTGGGTTAGGAGTTTTCAAAAACGATTTAAAAGCAAAACTGGGTGATGACAAATGA
- the mcrA gene encoding coenzyme-B sulfoethylthiotransferase subunit alpha, producing MNNEKKLFLKALQSKFDEDPKQNHTNFYCYGGWKQSPRKKEFDEYAKKVEKERGIPFYNPDIGVPLGQRKLMAYKVSGTDTYVEGDDLHFCNNAAIQQLNDDIKRTIIVGMDTAHSVLEKRLGVEVTPETINEYMETINHALPGGAVVQEHMVEVHPGLVGDCYAKLFTGDDSLADELDSRFLIDINKEFPEEQAKMLKDYIGNKTYQISRVPSLVVRTCDGGTVSRWSAMQIGMSFIAAYKLCAGEAAIADFSYAAKHADVISMGSILPARRARGPNEPGGVPFGVMADIIQTSRVSEDPAKISLEVIGAAATIYDQIWLGSYMSGGVGFTQYATAAYTDDILDDFVYYGMEYVDDKYGICGTKASTEVVHDITSEVTMYGLEQYEYPALLEDHFGGSQRAAVVSAAAGCSVAFATGNSNAGINGWYLSQILHKEAHSRLGFYGYDLQDQCGASNSLSIRSDEGLIHELRGPNYPNYAMNVGHQPEYAGIAQAPHAARGDAFCVNPLIKVAFADKDLSFDFTKPRKSIAKGALREFLPGGERNLIIPAV from the coding sequence ATGAACAATGAAAAGAAGCTCTTCTTAAAAGCTTTACAAAGTAAATTTGATGAAGATCCCAAACAAAATCACACCAACTTTTACTGTTACGGAGGCTGGAAACAGTCCCCACGTAAAAAAGAGTTCGATGAATACGCTAAAAAGGTTGAAAAAGAAAGGGGCATCCCATTCTACAACCCAGACATCGGAGTACCACTAGGTCAGCGTAAACTAATGGCTTACAAAGTTTCCGGAACCGACACCTACGTGGAAGGAGACGACTTACACTTCTGTAACAACGCAGCCATCCAACAACTCAACGATGACATCAAAAGGACCATCATCGTGGGAATGGACACTGCTCACTCTGTTCTGGAAAAACGTTTAGGTGTGGAAGTTACCCCCGAAACCATCAACGAATACATGGAAACCATCAACCACGCACTACCTGGTGGTGCAGTGGTTCAGGAACACATGGTAGAAGTTCACCCTGGTCTAGTGGGAGACTGTTACGCTAAACTCTTCACTGGTGATGATAGCCTGGCTGATGAACTGGACTCCAGATTCTTAATTGATATCAACAAGGAATTCCCAGAAGAACAGGCTAAAATGCTGAAAGACTACATTGGCAACAAAACCTACCAGATCAGCCGAGTTCCTTCCCTAGTGGTAAGAACCTGTGACGGTGGAACTGTGTCCCGATGGTCTGCCATGCAGATCGGTATGAGTTTCATCGCCGCGTACAAACTGTGCGCAGGTGAAGCAGCCATAGCTGATTTCTCATACGCAGCTAAACACGCTGACGTCATATCCATGGGAAGCATTCTCCCAGCACGAAGAGCAAGAGGGCCAAACGAACCTGGAGGTGTACCTTTCGGTGTAATGGCTGATATCATACAGACCTCCCGTGTTTCAGAAGATCCTGCCAAAATATCCCTGGAAGTTATTGGAGCAGCAGCCACCATCTACGACCAGATCTGGCTCGGTTCATACATGTCTGGTGGAGTAGGTTTCACCCAGTACGCAACCGCAGCTTACACTGACGATATCCTGGACGACTTCGTATACTATGGTATGGAATACGTGGACGATAAATACGGTATCTGCGGAACCAAAGCCAGCACTGAAGTAGTTCACGACATAACCTCAGAAGTAACCATGTACGGACTGGAACAGTACGAATACCCAGCCCTCCTGGAAGACCACTTCGGTGGTTCACAGAGAGCAGCAGTTGTTTCCGCAGCTGCCGGATGTTCCGTTGCATTCGCAACTGGAAACTCCAACGCCGGAATCAACGGATGGTACTTAAGCCAGATCCTACACAAAGAAGCCCACAGCCGACTTGGTTTCTACGGTTACGACCTGCAGGACCAGTGCGGAGCATCCAACTCTCTCTCCATCAGGAGTGACGAAGGTCTGATCCACGAATTACGTGGTCCTAACTACCCTAACTACGCCATGAACGTGGGTCACCAGCCAGAATACGCAGGAATTGCCCAAGCACCACACGCAGCTAGAGGAGACGCATTCTGTGTGAACCCTCTCATAAAAGTTGCCTTTGCTGACAAGGACCTGTCCTTCGACTTCACCAAACCAAGGAAGTCAATAGCTAAAGGTGCTCTACGAGAATTCCTACCTGGCGGAGAAAGGAACTTGATCATTCCTGCAGTCTAG